One genomic region from Methanonatronarchaeum thermophilum encodes:
- a CDS encoding DNA-directed RNA polymerase subunit B'' has protein sequence MLSFTELTEAYLDEKSIASHHIESFNDFLENRLQRIIDEQAVIETDIEDEEISCFNVRLGQIKVENPIVREADGSTSKLFPTEARIRNITYSAPIKLEMIPVENEEEKKAEWVEVGALPIMLRSKKCNLHGLDEEELIEKGEDSLDPGGYFIINGSERVLVTLEDLAPNRIIVEKNDRYGDEIEVAKTFSKKEGYRALIIVERNREGLLEVSFPGLSGRINFITLMKALGMETDQQISKAVSQDSEIVKYMFENLEEADVEDKDEAISVIGKRVAAGQAKEYRIRRANYVLEHYLLPHIGKEPEDRIMKAHYLGRMAESCYELALGRRDEDDKDHHSNKKLKLAGDLMEDLFRVSLNRLVKDVKYQLERANTRNRELRVKTSVRPDVLSQRLQSAMATGEWVGGRTGVSQLLDRTDHMSTLAHLRRVVSPLSRSQPHFEARDLHPTHWGRICPNETPEGPNCGLVNNYAMSVELTSGAPEDRIQNALSDLGLNRIERS, from the coding sequence ATTTTGAGCTTTACAGAACTAACTGAAGCGTATTTAGATGAGAAAAGCATTGCTAGCCATCATATAGAGTCTTTTAATGATTTTCTAGAAAACAGACTTCAGAGAATTATTGATGAACAAGCAGTTATTGAGACTGATATTGAAGATGAAGAAATCAGTTGTTTCAATGTTAGGCTTGGTCAGATAAAGGTTGAAAACCCTATTGTTCGGGAGGCGGATGGCTCAACTAGTAAGTTGTTCCCGACTGAAGCGAGAATACGGAACATAACTTACTCGGCACCGATTAAGCTTGAGATGATTCCTGTTGAAAACGAAGAGGAGAAAAAGGCTGAGTGGGTTGAGGTAGGGGCGCTCCCCATCATGTTGAGGTCTAAAAAATGCAACCTACATGGTTTAGATGAAGAAGAGTTGATAGAGAAAGGTGAAGATTCGCTTGACCCTGGAGGTTACTTTATAATTAATGGGTCTGAAAGAGTTCTCGTTACACTTGAAGACCTTGCTCCTAACAGGATTATCGTTGAGAAAAACGATAGGTATGGCGATGAAATAGAGGTTGCTAAGACTTTTTCTAAAAAAGAAGGATATAGAGCTCTTATAATAGTTGAGAGAAACCGAGAGGGATTACTCGAAGTATCTTTCCCAGGACTTTCAGGTAGAATAAACTTCATAACTTTAATGAAAGCGCTTGGAATGGAAACAGATCAACAGATATCTAAAGCTGTTTCACAAGACTCTGAAATAGTTAAGTATATGTTTGAAAACCTCGAGGAAGCCGATGTTGAGGATAAAGATGAAGCAATATCGGTTATAGGTAAGAGAGTTGCAGCAGGCCAAGCGAAGGAGTACAGGATACGTAGAGCGAACTATGTATTGGAACACTACCTACTGCCACACATTGGTAAAGAACCGGAAGACCGAATAATGAAAGCACATTACCTTGGTCGTATGGCTGAATCCTGTTATGAACTCGCTTTGGGAAGAAGAGATGAAGACGACAAGGACCACCACAGTAATAAAAAACTAAAACTCGCCGGAGACTTAATGGAAGACCTATTCAGAGTCAGTTTAAACCGGCTTGTAAAAGACGTTAAGTATCAATTAGAGCGGGCAAACACCAGAAACCGAGAACTAAGAGTAAAAACATCGGTACGTCCAGATGTCCTCTCCCAAAGACTACAGAGCGCAATGGCGACAGGGGAGTGGGTAGGAGGTAGAACAGGTGTTTCCCAACTACTCGACAGAACAGACCACATGTCAACACTTGCACACCTAAGAAGAGTGGTATCACCACTATCAAGGTCACAACCCCACTTCGAAGCAAGAGACCTACATCCAACACACTGGGGACGTATATGTCCAAACGAAACACCAGAAGGACCTAACTGTGGATTGGTAAACAACTACGCAATGTCCGTAGAACTAACAAGCGGGGCACCAGAAGACAGAATACAAAACGCCCTGTCAGACCTAGGACTAAACAGAATAGAGAGAAGCTAA
- a CDS encoding DNA-directed RNA polymerase subunit H, protein MGKKYNVMDHDLVPRHEIVPEEEAQEILEKHDIDAKKLPKILKSDPVVKEIGAKSGDILRITRDSPTAGKAILYRLVVDEEIGGDIF, encoded by the coding sequence ATGGGTAAAAAATACAACGTTATGGATCACGACCTAGTTCCTAGGCATGAGATTGTTCCTGAAGAGGAAGCCCAGGAAATCTTAGAAAAACATGATATCGATGCCAAAAAACTTCCTAAAATCCTGAAATCCGACCCTGTTGTTAAGGAGATTGGGGCTAAATCGGGAGATATTTTGAGAATTACTAGAGACAGTCCTACTGCGGGTAAGGCTATTTTATACCGTCTTGTTGTAGATGAAGAGATAGGGGGAGATATATTTTGA
- a CDS encoding HypC/HybG/HupF family hydrogenase formation chaperone, with amino-acid sequence MCIAVPGKVVEIDGNEATVEFEGVERTVRIDFLDDVEVGDYVLNHVGQAIQVLPEEEAEERLKLFREYLDSYEEAAEQK; translated from the coding sequence ATGTGTATAGCTGTACCTGGGAAGGTTGTTGAGATTGATGGAAATGAAGCAACGGTTGAGTTCGAAGGTGTAGAGAGGACTGTTAGGATAGATTTCTTGGATGATGTAGAGGTCGGTGACTACGTTCTTAACCATGTAGGGCAAGCTATCCAGGTCTTACCTGAAGAAGAAGCCGAAGAAAGACTAAAACTATTTAGGGAATACCTCGATTCATATGAAGAGGCTGCCGAACAAAAATAA
- the hypD gene encoding hydrogenase formation protein HypD: MDSKKELAKSFSNKIDDKCPKDGLKALHVCGTHEQSILKHGLRSIIPGRLELKMGPGCPVCVTPAKEIDEAIWLAENDVTIATFGDMLRVPGTDKSLFDARSKGHDVRMVYSIEEAIKISNEVDEVVFFGIGFETTAPSNAAAVLNGLPNNFSILTSHRLIPPAMEALLNIEGVDFDGFIAPGHVSTIIGTKSYNVFSQKYGMPVVVSGFEALDILYALLKLTEQVDANTSKVENAYERAVNEEGNPKALEMLDKVFKTIDADWRGIGTIPGSGLEIKDEYSRYDARVKYDIDIEDSRDIHPGCMCHLILTARGKPTDCSLFAKECTPQDPRGPCMVSREGECNIWYKYGGKDRESKD, translated from the coding sequence ATGGATTCAAAGAAGGAGTTAGCAAAGAGTTTTTCGAATAAAATAGATGATAAATGCCCTAAAGATGGTTTAAAAGCTCTTCATGTATGTGGAACTCATGAACAATCAATATTGAAACATGGTTTGCGTTCAATAATACCAGGGAGGTTGGAGCTTAAAATGGGGCCTGGATGCCCTGTATGTGTAACGCCTGCGAAAGAAATCGATGAAGCAATCTGGCTCGCTGAAAACGATGTGACTATAGCGACTTTTGGAGACATGCTTCGTGTTCCAGGTACCGATAAAAGTCTTTTCGATGCTAGGTCTAAGGGACATGATGTTAGGATGGTATATAGTATTGAAGAAGCAATCAAGATTTCAAATGAAGTAGATGAGGTTGTTTTCTTTGGGATAGGTTTTGAAACAACAGCACCTTCTAATGCAGCAGCCGTTTTAAATGGCCTACCAAACAATTTCTCTATTCTGACTTCACATAGGTTGATACCTCCAGCAATGGAGGCTCTGCTTAATATAGAAGGAGTTGATTTTGATGGGTTTATAGCTCCAGGACACGTATCAACGATAATAGGAACAAAAAGCTACAACGTGTTCTCACAAAAATATGGGATGCCCGTAGTAGTATCTGGTTTTGAAGCCCTTGACATATTATATGCCTTATTGAAATTAACTGAACAGGTTGACGCCAACACCTCTAAAGTTGAAAATGCATATGAACGGGCGGTTAACGAAGAAGGAAATCCAAAAGCACTTGAAATGTTGGATAAAGTCTTTAAAACAATAGATGCAGATTGGAGAGGTATAGGGACAATACCCGGCTCTGGCCTTGAAATTAAAGATGAATATAGTCGATACGATGCTAGAGTGAAGTATGATATTGATATAGAAGATTCAAGAGACATACATCCGGGATGTATGTGCCACCTAATATTGACAGCCAGAGGCAAACCAACCGACTGTAGTCTTTTCGCAAAAGAATGTACACCACAAGACCCACGAGGTCCTTGCATGGTAAGTCGTGAAGGGGAATGCAATATTTGGTATAAATATGGTGGTAAAGATAGGGAATCAAAAGATTGA
- a CDS encoding hydrogenase maturation nickel metallochaperone HypA/HybF: MHEFSVAEAIVEKTLEIADREKAESVEKITIQKGDLAHINNEQLIFCINAIKEKIEMLDKVEVEIKTVNVTINCSCGYSGEVEPKDHITDIIMALNCPECGKPDPEIKEGREITIENIEIKK, from the coding sequence ATGCATGAATTCAGTGTAGCTGAAGCTATAGTTGAAAAAACACTTGAGATAGCGGATCGGGAGAAAGCAGAATCTGTAGAAAAAATAACTATCCAGAAAGGAGATCTAGCACACATAAACAACGAACAACTGATCTTCTGCATAAATGCAATCAAAGAAAAGATTGAGATGTTGGACAAAGTTGAAGTTGAAATCAAGACAGTAAATGTAACTATAAACTGTAGTTGTGGATATTCAGGTGAAGTAGAACCAAAAGACCACATAACCGACATAATAATGGCTTTAAACTGTCCTGAATGTGGAAAACCAGATCCCGAGATAAAAGAAGGACGCGAGATAACTATAGAGAACATTGAGATAAAAAAATAA
- the hypE gene encoding hydrogenase expression/formation protein HypE produces the protein MTVNKKQENKITIEHGAGGQVMDSLIKNIILKHTDKKNGGIGLHDLDDGASIPHNNENIVITTDSHVVRPIFFPGGDIGRLAVSGTINDLSVMGAKPIALTSALILEEGLEIEVVEKTINSLFKTAQEAEVDIVTGDTKVMEAGELDKIIINTTGIGYTNHPISDSGLKPGDKIILTGSVGNHGLSILSHREGFNFKSNIKSDVKPINKIIDKALEIGGVTAMKDPTRGGLSKSINEMASKANVNIELKENKIPIKKEVKSASEILGIDPMSVANEGIAIIGVKPEKANEILEKLKKIDGAKDTAVIGTVKEGKGKVTLETTIGGKRYIEPPAGDPIPRVC, from the coding sequence ATGACTGTAAACAAAAAACAAGAGAACAAAATAACAATAGAACATGGGGCTGGAGGCCAAGTAATGGACAGCCTCATCAAAAACATAATATTAAAACACACCGACAAAAAAAATGGAGGTATAGGGCTCCACGACCTAGATGACGGTGCCTCAATACCTCACAACAATGAAAACATAGTTATAACGACCGATAGTCACGTGGTGAGACCTATTTTCTTTCCTGGAGGCGACATAGGGCGGCTAGCAGTTTCAGGAACTATAAACGACCTATCAGTGATGGGTGCGAAACCAATAGCCCTCACCTCTGCATTAATACTAGAAGAAGGACTTGAAATCGAGGTTGTTGAAAAAACAATCAACTCACTATTCAAAACCGCACAAGAAGCCGAAGTAGACATCGTAACCGGTGACACAAAAGTTATGGAAGCAGGGGAACTGGACAAAATAATTATAAACACAACAGGAATCGGCTACACCAACCACCCAATAAGTGATAGCGGATTAAAACCAGGTGATAAAATAATACTAACAGGTTCGGTTGGAAACCACGGATTATCCATATTAAGCCATCGAGAAGGATTCAACTTTAAATCAAACATAAAATCCGACGTCAAACCCATAAACAAAATAATAGACAAAGCACTTGAAATCGGTGGTGTCACAGCAATGAAAGACCCAACCAGAGGTGGACTATCGAAATCTATCAACGAAATGGCCTCCAAAGCCAACGTAAACATCGAATTAAAAGAAAATAAAATACCAATAAAAAAAGAAGTAAAATCAGCATCTGAAATACTCGGTATAGACCCCATGTCCGTAGCCAACGAAGGAATAGCAATAATAGGTGTAAAACCCGAAAAAGCAAATGAAATCCTTGAAAAACTCAAAAAAATAGATGGTGCAAAAGATACAGCAGTAATAGGAACTGTTAAAGAAGGAAAAGGCAAGGTAACACTAGAAACAACGATAGGTGGAAAAAGGTATATCGAACCTCCAGCAGGCGACCCAATACCAAGAGTCTGCTAA
- the dnaG gene encoding DNA primase DnaG, producing the protein MQNFGEAKYLIHAQIKANGVVEKPDVVGAIFGQTEGLIGDSSDLRELQKGGKVGRIKVDISSNDGRSNGEVLIPSSLNKIETAILAASLETIERIGPCKANIRVTDVEDVRETKRDRIVDRAKEILSNMFEETEMEDEEIAKTVKRSFGETGITTYKGLNSGPNVRSSDAILIVEGRSDVLNLLDFGIKNSIAIEGTDMPDQIEDICRNKTVTAFLDGDRGGDLILKELLQRAKIDYVARAPDGKQVEELDHSEVLEALRKKKPVSQIKKEIRLSKKSKTPKDSAKEKPPEQDEPELDEPELDEPELNEIEEKQKTEVQRKLSKQNNGKRSKILQKAKKGLQKAKKSKNKLKTKASQKEQEKKQEDVDYEDNAEQTTETIETEQEPQTIRELYDETLQSVEGTLKAKMLDGNSQVISEVAVRDLAKSIKEGNGSVKTVIFDGVITQRLLDICSDRKVKRLVGVKMGNVSKKPSDVMALTKQEL; encoded by the coding sequence ATGCAAAATTTTGGAGAAGCAAAATACTTAATTCATGCTCAAATCAAAGCAAATGGAGTTGTAGAGAAGCCAGACGTTGTTGGCGCGATATTTGGCCAAACGGAGGGTTTGATAGGTGATAGTTCAGACTTGAGGGAGCTTCAGAAAGGAGGTAAAGTAGGTAGAATAAAGGTTGATATCAGTTCGAATGATGGAAGGTCTAACGGGGAAGTATTGATACCTTCAAGCCTAAACAAAATAGAGACAGCCATACTAGCAGCCTCACTAGAAACAATAGAAAGAATAGGCCCGTGTAAAGCAAACATACGTGTAACGGACGTAGAAGATGTAAGGGAGACAAAAAGAGATAGAATCGTCGATAGGGCTAAAGAAATACTTTCCAATATGTTCGAAGAGACCGAGATGGAAGACGAAGAGATAGCTAAAACAGTGAAAAGGTCTTTCGGGGAAACTGGAATAACCACATACAAAGGCTTAAATTCAGGTCCAAATGTAAGGTCTTCAGACGCAATACTGATTGTTGAAGGAAGGTCTGATGTTCTAAACCTACTAGATTTTGGCATAAAAAACTCAATAGCAATCGAAGGCACCGATATGCCAGATCAAATTGAAGACATATGCAGAAACAAAACAGTAACAGCATTCCTAGATGGAGATCGAGGAGGAGACCTAATCCTAAAAGAACTGTTACAGAGAGCTAAAATCGATTATGTAGCTAGAGCGCCTGACGGAAAACAAGTAGAAGAACTAGACCACAGCGAAGTTCTCGAAGCGCTAAGAAAGAAAAAACCTGTTTCACAAATCAAAAAAGAAATCAGACTCAGTAAAAAATCCAAAACACCAAAAGACAGCGCCAAAGAAAAACCACCAGAACAGGATGAACCGGAGTTGGATGAACCGGAGTTGGATGAACCAGAACTGAATGAGATTGAAGAAAAACAGAAAACTGAAGTGCAAAGAAAGTTGTCGAAACAAAACAACGGTAAAAGAAGTAAGATACTTCAGAAAGCTAAAAAAGGTCTTCAGAAAGCGAAGAAAAGTAAAAATAAACTGAAAACTAAGGCAAGTCAGAAAGAGCAAGAAAAAAAACAGGAAGATGTTGATTACGAAGATAACGCAGAACAAACCACTGAAACAATTGAAACTGAACAAGAACCTCAGACAATTCGGGAGCTTTATGACGAAACATTACAATCGGTGGAAGGTACCCTTAAAGCAAAGATGTTGGATGGGAACTCGCAGGTCATTTCAGAGGTTGCAGTTAGAGATCTAGCGAAAAGCATAAAAGAAGGAAATGGTTCGGTAAAAACAGTTATTTTCGATGGAGTTATAACACAAAGATTACTTGACATATGCTCAGATAGAAAAGTGAAAAGATTGGTTGGCGTTAAAATGGGTAATGTAAGTAAAAAACCCTCGGATGTAATGGCGTTAACAAAACAAGAACTTTAA
- a CDS encoding hydrogenase maturation protease: MVDIAILGLGNLILGDDGVGIRVVQRLDNKVPENVDVIDGGTAGFGLLNILDRYERLIVIDALNFGGEKGEVSKLNVDEVKDIGKINISAHDLDFIDALKVADELGSVPEITIFGIEVGYVDRTEVTMDLSPEVEKSIDKVIDLIHQEIEKHKN, encoded by the coding sequence ATGGTGGACATAGCAATACTGGGTTTAGGTAACTTAATTTTAGGCGACGATGGCGTCGGAATAAGAGTTGTACAGCGACTGGATAATAAAGTACCAGAAAATGTAGATGTTATCGACGGAGGCACTGCAGGTTTCGGTCTACTCAACATACTGGATAGATATGAAAGGCTGATCGTGATAGATGCATTAAATTTCGGTGGAGAAAAAGGAGAGGTCAGTAAACTAAACGTCGATGAAGTGAAAGACATAGGCAAAATCAATATCTCAGCTCACGACCTAGATTTCATAGACGCCCTAAAGGTCGCAGACGAACTAGGAAGCGTACCCGAAATAACTATATTCGGAATAGAGGTAGGATATGTCGATAGAACAGAAGTAACAATGGACCTATCACCAGAGGTTGAAAAATCAATAGATAAAGTTATAGACCTCATCCACCAAGAAATAGAAAAACACAAAAACTAA
- a CDS encoding cytochrome b/b6 domain-containing protein has product MSDEKGDLIHRYGVNEIIQHWLHMLSVVLLIITGFVIYYGSRWLDPLIGDFGIAWFREFHLWLAVVLLFAWVLLVYNILLHLFEGKIGAYLINRDDLRRMKKTLLNYVGKSDYEPFSVYNEKEKKHETMHAPFWKPFIMIEAIFILIVFLTGISMWAPTIQEFGILTPIVEWLDALTLAVIGTLAPTQSALGVARTLHVLAAWYFVFEVIYHAWINLADPRAWEYVKAMFYRGTEDPNKKSYTEIKK; this is encoded by the coding sequence ATGTCTGATGAAAAAGGAGATTTAATACACCGATACGGTGTAAACGAGATCATCCAACACTGGCTCCACATGCTATCTGTAGTCCTGTTAATCATAACAGGATTCGTAATCTATTATGGCTCCCGATGGCTAGACCCATTAATCGGTGATTTCGGTATCGCATGGTTCAGAGAATTCCACCTATGGCTTGCAGTAGTACTATTATTCGCTTGGGTATTGTTGGTGTACAACATACTACTTCACTTATTTGAAGGAAAAATCGGTGCATACCTAATAAATCGAGATGACCTACGTAGAATGAAGAAAACACTTCTAAACTATGTCGGAAAATCAGATTACGAACCATTCAGCGTATACAACGAAAAAGAAAAAAAACACGAAACAATGCACGCCCCATTCTGGAAACCATTCATCATGATAGAAGCAATCTTCATCTTGATAGTATTCCTAACAGGAATTTCAATGTGGGCCCCAACAATACAAGAATTCGGAATACTAACACCAATTGTAGAATGGCTCGACGCTCTAACACTGGCAGTAATAGGAACTCTAGCACCAACCCAATCAGCATTAGGAGTAGCCCGAACACTCCACGTACTAGCAGCATGGTACTTCGTCTTCGAAGTAATATACCACGCATGGATAAACCTTGCAGACCCAAGAGCCTGGGAATACGTAAAAGCAATGTTCTACCGTGGAACCGAAGACCCAAACAAAAAATCATACACCGAAATAAAAAAATAA
- a CDS encoding nickel-dependent hydrogenase large subunit, with amino-acid sequence MSKEVVIDPFTRIEGHLKIRAEVDDDGNVLDDSAYSSGTLFRGFENIIKGHDPVDAIHIMSRICGVCHLAHAEAATRALEEIYEVQPPEQGALMRDISNGAQNVEDHAEIVYALQLPDLANPRYVGDNGLIPDNTLKNELKKRFPAINDPLGPGESYLKAVETRKHIAQVVGIINGIAPHPRTFVPGGIASKPDSNDISKIAASWGQVVDFVEQYALGRPRDPVSWETWYDLVQEWGESDTPLADILEWINELEDQKGTEGLGDVPLFLKYGALNDLQGGTNLQMHRYGVTDDLLMSFEGYEEYDESWIESGIFDLQDMDAGIQEVDTDQITEDVSRAFYEDDTGGHPSEGLTEPLTDLEDEDFGVWDPDEKYSWSKAPRYELNGEMRTVEVGPLARMVIGDPTGLITSIATSDEWEEIDAFPVNTFTRMVARIHNLVLFVPKLLEWVTSVDLDGNFYEEPDWSNGKDSEGLGLFEPPRGALTHYIRTDSNGKVEHYQAVVPTTWNMTPRCQDGLQGPYEKAIQSIGPDKWGGLPEIPENPVQMMHTIRSFDPCIACAVHTIGPDGNNNKFDVWRT; translated from the coding sequence ATGTCAAAAGAAGTTGTAATTGATCCATTCACAAGAATAGAAGGCCACCTTAAAATTCGAGCAGAAGTAGATGATGATGGAAATGTATTAGACGACTCTGCATACAGCTCAGGAACATTATTCAGAGGTTTTGAAAACATAATAAAAGGCCACGACCCAGTGGACGCAATACATATAATGAGCCGCATCTGCGGAGTATGCCATCTTGCACACGCCGAAGCAGCTACACGAGCACTAGAAGAAATATATGAAGTTCAGCCACCAGAACAAGGAGCATTGATGAGAGATATCTCAAACGGGGCACAAAACGTCGAAGACCATGCCGAAATCGTGTACGCGCTGCAACTACCAGACCTAGCAAACCCAAGATACGTTGGAGACAACGGATTAATCCCTGACAACACACTTAAAAACGAATTGAAAAAAAGATTCCCAGCAATAAACGACCCACTCGGACCAGGAGAATCATACCTAAAAGCAGTTGAAACAAGAAAACACATCGCACAAGTAGTAGGAATCATAAACGGAATAGCACCACACCCAAGAACATTCGTTCCTGGAGGAATAGCCTCAAAACCTGACAGCAACGATATATCAAAAATAGCCGCATCATGGGGACAGGTAGTAGATTTCGTAGAACAATACGCATTAGGAAGACCACGAGACCCAGTAAGCTGGGAAACATGGTACGATCTAGTACAAGAATGGGGAGAAAGTGACACACCCCTCGCAGATATCCTAGAATGGATAAACGAACTAGAAGATCAAAAAGGAACAGAAGGACTGGGAGACGTACCATTGTTCCTAAAATACGGAGCTTTAAACGACCTACAAGGCGGTACAAACCTCCAGATGCATAGATATGGAGTAACCGACGACCTACTAATGAGCTTTGAAGGATATGAAGAATACGACGAAAGCTGGATTGAAAGTGGAATATTCGACCTACAAGACATGGATGCAGGGATACAAGAAGTAGACACAGACCAGATAACAGAAGACGTAAGCCGTGCATTCTACGAAGACGACACCGGAGGCCATCCATCAGAAGGATTAACCGAACCACTAACAGACCTTGAAGATGAAGACTTCGGAGTATGGGACCCAGACGAAAAATACTCTTGGTCCAAAGCACCACGATATGAACTAAACGGTGAAATGAGAACAGTTGAAGTAGGACCCCTAGCAAGAATGGTTATAGGAGACCCTACAGGACTGATCACATCAATAGCAACAAGCGACGAATGGGAAGAAATCGATGCATTCCCAGTAAACACATTCACAAGAATGGTCGCACGAATACACAACCTAGTACTATTCGTACCTAAACTACTAGAATGGGTCACATCAGTAGACCTAGACGGAAACTTCTACGAAGAACCAGATTGGAGCAACGGCAAAGACAGCGAAGGATTAGGCCTATTCGAACCACCAAGAGGCGCATTAACACATTACATACGAACCGACAGCAACGGCAAAGTCGAACACTATCAAGCAGTCGTCCCAACAACATGGAACATGACCCCAAGATGCCAAGATGGATTACAAGGCCCATACGAAAAAGCAATACAAAGCATAGGGCCAGACAAATGGGGAGGACTCCCAGAGATACCAGAAAACCCAGTTCAAATGATGCACACCATAAGGTCATTCGACCCATGTATAGCATGCGCCGTCCACACAATAGGTCCAGATGGAAACAATAATAAGTTTGATGTATGGAGGACCTAA
- a CDS encoding hydrogenase small subunit yields MKEDIDSQLVNHKVEDEDGINLENIDLMDISRRSFLKLAALTGAATFIGHYSTDIVEAINDEATPKVVWLQGADCTGCTISFLNSEEPTVAQAIMGIGDYNVDLGYHETIGYQFGITVDGEPVEEEYNANYALDQILEEEEEYILILEGSVQEAMNGNYCRSDGEAFIDKLEKVAENAQISIALGACACWGGIPGAEGGNTGAVGLQFDGKKLGGFLGEDYESQLGYPVVNVPGCPVHPHWLMTVVVAALLDKLPAPEDIGGWVDDYHRPLDIYGTIEHDYCTLRGFYGNGVFAETYGEEGCLWKIGCKAPVTYANCPKEKWHRGTTYCMQALGPCVACTEPDFPEAFQPFREPVQRLPSLLGFDLNDFVKVAGAVTAVGIAAHAIRRVAMGEKEQE; encoded by the coding sequence ATGAAAGAGGACATTGATTCTCAGTTAGTGAATCACAAAGTCGAAGATGAAGATGGTATTAACCTTGAAAACATAGATTTAATGGATATAAGTAGGCGTTCGTTTTTAAAACTAGCTGCTTTAACAGGAGCTGCCACTTTTATAGGGCACTACAGTACGGATATCGTTGAAGCTATAAATGATGAAGCAACACCTAAAGTAGTTTGGCTACAAGGGGCAGACTGTACAGGATGTACAATCTCATTCCTAAACTCGGAAGAACCAACAGTTGCTCAAGCAATAATGGGTATAGGAGATTATAATGTAGATTTAGGATATCACGAAACGATTGGATATCAATTTGGTATTACTGTAGATGGTGAGCCGGTTGAAGAGGAATACAACGCTAACTATGCTCTTGATCAGATTTTAGAGGAAGAAGAAGAGTATATCTTGATACTGGAAGGTTCTGTTCAAGAAGCAATGAACGGCAACTACTGTAGGTCAGATGGTGAAGCATTTATAGACAAACTAGAAAAAGTTGCGGAAAATGCACAGATATCAATAGCTTTGGGTGCGTGTGCCTGTTGGGGTGGAATACCTGGAGCTGAAGGAGGAAACACAGGAGCAGTTGGGTTACAGTTCGATGGAAAAAAACTGGGTGGTTTTTTAGGAGAAGACTACGAATCCCAACTAGGATATCCAGTTGTCAATGTACCAGGCTGTCCAGTACACCCACATTGGCTTATGACCGTTGTTGTAGCAGCATTGTTAGATAAACTTCCAGCACCTGAAGACATTGGAGGTTGGGTGGATGACTACCATAGGCCACTTGATATCTATGGAACAATTGAACACGATTACTGTACACTCCGAGGTTTCTATGGAAACGGTGTTTTCGCCGAAACATACGGTGAAGAAGGATGTTTATGGAAGATTGGTTGTAAAGCACCTGTAACATATGCTAACTGTCCTAAAGAGAAATGGCATAGAGGAACAACCTACTGTATGCAGGCTCTGGGGCCATGTGTAGCCTGTACAGAACCAGATTTCCCAGAAGCATTCCAACCCTTCCGTGAACCTGTTCAGAGACTACCATCATTGCTTGGATTCGATTTAAATGACTTCGTTAAAGTTGCCGGAGCAGTTACAGCGGTTGGTATAGCTGCCCACGCTATAAGAAGAGTTGCGATGGGAGAAAAAGAACAAGAATAA